From Erigeron canadensis isolate Cc75 chromosome 8, C_canadensis_v1, whole genome shotgun sequence, one genomic window encodes:
- the LOC122578508 gene encoding cinnamoyl-CoA reductase-like SNL6 isoform X2 yields MGVVRTDESRRAEIEEFRKMLLSCSNGGVALKVITQNETNHPRLLTDNPAYEQATHQKLVCVTSGVSFLGIAIVKQLLVRGYAVRIIVDNQEDVERLREIENSEEIIIRGNTSSNNNNNINQIGVVVAKLNELKSLMEAFDGCHAVFHTTAFIDPSGFSGYSLWYALGKLKAEKASWRIAVEKELKLATICSGLITGPRYICTNPSSTIAYLKGGQDMYADGLLATIDVNKLAEIHVKVLEGMNKTGGGRYVCFDKVIRCPDEVQRLERETGVHINTSSNDALFRFELSNRKLDRLMSQVNRCTNVS; encoded by the exons atggGGGTCGTACGTACAGATGAGTCCCGGAGAGCCGAGATCGAAGAGTTCCGTAAGATGCTGTTATCATGTTCGAATGGCGGTGTCGCTCTCAAAGTAATTACTCAAAATGAAACCAATCACCCTCGATTATTAACCGACAACCCCGCTTATGAACAGGCGACACATCAGAAACTTGTTTGTGTCACGAGTggtgtctcttttcttggaatcGCTATTGTCAAACAACTTTTGGTTCGAGGCTATGCGGTTCGAATCATCGTTGATAACCAAG AAGATGTAGAGCGACTAAGGGAGATTGAAAATTCAGAAGAGATTATTATTAGGGGAAATACATcaagcaataataataataatatcaatcaGATTGGAGTTGTTGTTGCAAAGCTTAACGAATTAAAAAGCTTAATGGAAGCGTTCGATGGATGTCATGCCGTATTTCATACGACTGCTTTCATTGATCCAAGCGGCTTCTCCGGTTACTCG CTATGGTATGCATTGGGTAAGTTGAAAGCAGAGAAAGCATCATGGAGAATAGCCGTGGAAAAGGAATTGAAATTGGCCACAATATGCTCGGGTCTAATTACTGGACCTCGCTACATCTGTACAAATCCATCATCCACCATAGCGTACCTCAAAG GTGGTCAAGATATGTATGCAGATGGTCTATTGGCGACGATTGATGTTAATAAATTAGCAGAGATACATGTAAAGGTACTTGAGGGAATGAACAAAACTGGCGGTGGAAGGTATGTGTGCTTTGACAAAGTTATTCGTTGCCCGGATGAGGTCCAGAGACTAGAGAGGGAAACTGGAGTTCACATAAACACAAGCTCAAATGATGCATTGTTTAGATTTGAGTTGTCAAATAGAAAGCTTGATAGGTTAATGTCACAAGTGAATAGATGCACGAATGTAAGTTAG
- the LOC122578508 gene encoding cinnamoyl-CoA reductase-like SNL6 isoform X1: protein MGVVRTDESRRAEIEEFRKMLLSCSNGGVALKVITQNETNHPRLLTDNPAYEQATHQKLVCVTSGVSFLGIAIVKQLLVRGYAVRIIVDNQEDVERLREIENSEEIIIRGNTSSNNNNNINQIGVVVAKLNELKSLMEAFDGCHAVFHTTAFIDPSGFSGYSKYMAEIEARAAENVAEACAATPSVRKYVLTSSLLTCIWRDVSESSLSSLVDHNTWSDESFCIRKKLWYALGKLKAEKASWRIAVEKELKLATICSGLITGPRYICTNPSSTIAYLKGGQDMYADGLLATIDVNKLAEIHVKVLEGMNKTGGGRYVCFDKVIRCPDEVQRLERETGVHINTSSNDALFRFELSNRKLDRLMSQVNRCTNVS from the exons atggGGGTCGTACGTACAGATGAGTCCCGGAGAGCCGAGATCGAAGAGTTCCGTAAGATGCTGTTATCATGTTCGAATGGCGGTGTCGCTCTCAAAGTAATTACTCAAAATGAAACCAATCACCCTCGATTATTAACCGACAACCCCGCTTATGAACAGGCGACACATCAGAAACTTGTTTGTGTCACGAGTggtgtctcttttcttggaatcGCTATTGTCAAACAACTTTTGGTTCGAGGCTATGCGGTTCGAATCATCGTTGATAACCAAG AAGATGTAGAGCGACTAAGGGAGATTGAAAATTCAGAAGAGATTATTATTAGGGGAAATACATcaagcaataataataataatatcaatcaGATTGGAGTTGTTGTTGCAAAGCTTAACGAATTAAAAAGCTTAATGGAAGCGTTCGATGGATGTCATGCCGTATTTCATACGACTGCTTTCATTGATCCAAGCGGCTTCTCCGGTTACTCG AAATACATGGCGGAAATAGAGGCAAGGGCAGCCGAAAATGTAGCAGAGGCGTGCGCAGCAACGCCTTCTGTTAGGAAGTATGTGCTAACATCATCTCTATTGACATGTATATGGAGAGATGTGTCTGAAAGCAGCCTCTCTTCTCTAGTAGACCATAATACCTGGAGCGACGAATCCTTTTGCATTCGCAAAAAG CTATGGTATGCATTGGGTAAGTTGAAAGCAGAGAAAGCATCATGGAGAATAGCCGTGGAAAAGGAATTGAAATTGGCCACAATATGCTCGGGTCTAATTACTGGACCTCGCTACATCTGTACAAATCCATCATCCACCATAGCGTACCTCAAAG GTGGTCAAGATATGTATGCAGATGGTCTATTGGCGACGATTGATGTTAATAAATTAGCAGAGATACATGTAAAGGTACTTGAGGGAATGAACAAAACTGGCGGTGGAAGGTATGTGTGCTTTGACAAAGTTATTCGTTGCCCGGATGAGGTCCAGAGACTAGAGAGGGAAACTGGAGTTCACATAAACACAAGCTCAAATGATGCATTGTTTAGATTTGAGTTGTCAAATAGAAAGCTTGATAGGTTAATGTCACAAGTGAATAGATGCACGAATGTAAGTTAG